In Paraburkholderia aromaticivorans, a single window of DNA contains:
- a CDS encoding porin, with amino-acid sequence MRKIIYCASLMAFCACNTYAQSTVTLYGRVASGLDFVTNVATPNGQSKNNFRFGSNQYGYSWFGLKGDEDLGGGLHAVFKLESLFTSGTGQTPPDTIFTRDAYVGLSHDTYGSIWFGRAMSLTDETGWYIDPLGEQVGIGVGNFAYGRAWGPRSNVVTYNSPIWSGFSFRAQDGFGNEAGNFRGGRQFSVSAQYTLVNFAAYGVYEEVRDANGKFSDLYAASREYMVGATYQVGGLKFYTGFQQLVSSGQDTLATSFNPAAATRSQQEWVGASYQATPALAFQAGWYHGNVNHGGGSGNLGAIGTTYNLSKRTFLYLTVGEMFNGKNSAFPVETADSQPLPGHNQQGGYIGIMHFF; translated from the coding sequence ATGAGAAAGATTATTTACTGCGCATCGTTGATGGCTTTCTGTGCCTGCAACACCTACGCACAGAGCACGGTGACCTTGTACGGACGCGTCGCATCAGGTCTCGATTTCGTCACGAACGTCGCAACGCCAAACGGCCAGTCGAAGAACAATTTCAGGTTCGGTAGCAACCAGTACGGATACAGCTGGTTTGGCCTGAAAGGTGATGAAGACCTCGGAGGCGGCCTGCACGCCGTCTTTAAACTCGAAAGCCTTTTTACCTCCGGTACAGGCCAGACCCCGCCAGACACGATTTTTACCCGCGACGCCTATGTGGGCCTGTCTCACGACACATACGGAAGTATCTGGTTTGGACGAGCCATGAGCCTCACGGATGAAACGGGTTGGTACATTGACCCACTCGGAGAACAAGTGGGCATTGGTGTGGGCAATTTCGCATACGGGCGAGCGTGGGGTCCACGATCGAACGTGGTCACCTACAATTCGCCAATCTGGAGCGGTTTCTCGTTCCGCGCTCAGGATGGATTCGGCAATGAGGCCGGCAACTTCCGCGGCGGCCGCCAGTTCAGTGTGAGCGCACAATACACGCTCGTGAACTTTGCTGCCTACGGCGTATACGAAGAAGTTCGCGACGCCAACGGCAAATTCTCCGACCTGTATGCCGCGTCGCGCGAATACATGGTGGGTGCCACCTACCAGGTGGGCGGACTGAAGTTCTACACCGGCTTTCAACAGCTTGTCTCGTCAGGGCAAGACACACTCGCGACTTCTTTCAACCCGGCCGCCGCGACGCGGAGCCAGCAAGAGTGGGTGGGCGCCTCTTATCAGGCAACCCCCGCCCTCGCCTTTCAGGCCGGCTGGTATCACGGCAACGTGAATCATGGTGGCGGCTCGGGAAATCTTGGTGCCATCGGCACCACCTACAATCTTTCGAAACGGACCTTCCTTTATCTGACCGTCGGAGAGATGTTCAACGGCAAGAATTCCGCGTTCCCGGTCGAGACGGCTGACTCTCAACCGCTGCCTGGCCACAACCAGCAAGGCGGCTACATCGGCATCATGCACTTCTTCTAA